From a region of the Panicum virgatum strain AP13 chromosome 2K, P.virgatum_v5, whole genome shotgun sequence genome:
- the LOC120695217 gene encoding HSP-interacting protein-like has product MGMTPKKKKLSESGSKSNIGSPKVFSRSNSRTSGCSGEQSPQAAVDEDDAVFIGLAFELKEEGTRLFQKRDYEGAAFKFDKAVKLLPEGHNDIAFLHCNIAACYMHMNPEEYHHAIDECNSALEASPKYTKALLKRARCFEALDRLDLACVDVENVLSLEPNNVTALELHESIRDVMQLNVLLDKQVASADEPAINIVKERIQRRVSRKFRNSIVEEEVWEMIQDEEDHENIEDDDKADSSEENHKGNDLTQDGNDAGKMQETHDQDKHEKHLEETKSRNGHYRPGVTNEGQQQQHSSRVMEEMNPKQRYGQDNHEKHLKEILVKGIQLEKGKHITQNQMSSVGRHKKHFEVGSHSKQEKYTEEKYERYTNGNQGKHYLEEKYERYMPEKPITIKTANHGRDKHAKYTKENHEDVREGVKKKFKFVHGDDIRIVLIPENCSLLQVMDIARYKYNPHLKSFLLKFMDKEGDLVTITSTEDLRWVEDLYPQVPVRLHIKEVSPEREITRDLIMPMSSFAAREQNHYSTSECGSSRKEDERNSCSDDWMVQFALLFKNHAGFDSDACVDLRDLGIRLYYEAMEDIITSEEAQEIFQVAEAKFQEMAALALFNWGNVHMSRARKRLILSEDASKESILAQIKSAYDWACTEYVKAGKKFEDSVDVKPDFYEGLIALGQQQFEQAKLSWRYAHTCKVEMGTEVLELFNHAEDNMEKGMEMWEGIEYLRVKGLAKSRKGKLVADKLGLSEQGKDLSPDEAFKQASNMRSQLNISWGTILYERSVVEFKLGLSSWEESLQEAIEKFKVGGASVADISVMVKNHCVNGNNQEGLSFNIDEIVQAWNEMYDAKKLKNGSYSFRLEPIFRRRPSKLHNILEHIHYT; this is encoded by the exons ATGGGGATGacaccaaagaagaagaaactaaGTGAATCCGGATCAAAGAGTAACATCGGAAGCCCAAAGGTTTTCAGTAGGAGCAACTCAAGGACCAGCGGATGCAGCGGTGAACAGAGTCCACAAGCAGCAGTGGACGAGGATGATGCTGTCTTCATCGGGCTGGCTTTCGAATTGAAGGAGGAGGGGACGAGGCTATTCCAGAAAAGGGACTATGAGGGGGCAGCATTCAAGTTTGACAAAGCGGTCAAGCTCTTGCCAGAGGGCCATAATGATATCGCCTTCCTGCACTGTAATATTGCAGCATGTTACATGCACATGAATCCGGAGGAGTACCATCATGCAATTGACGAATGCAATTCAGCATTAGAGGCATCACCAAAGTATACAAAGGCATTATTGAAAAGGGCACGGTGTTTCGAAGCATTGGATAGGCTAGATCTAGCTTGTGTGGATGTGGAAAATGTTCTGAGCTTAGAACCAAACAATGTGACAGCGTTGGAACTCCATGAGAGCATTAGAGATGTGATGCAGCTGAACGTTTTATTGGACAAACAGGTTGCATCGGCAGATGAACCAGCGATCAACATTGTAAAAGAGAGGATACAGAGGAGGGTGTCCCGAAAATTTAGAAATTCTATAGTCGAGGAAGAGGTGTGGGAGATGATTCAAGATGAAGAGGATCATGAGAATATTGAGGATGACGACAAAGCAGATAGCAGTGAAGAGAACCATAAAGGGAATGATTTAACCCAGGATGGAAATGACGCTGGCAAGATGCAGGAGACGCATGACCAGGACAAGCATGAAAAGCATCTAGAAGAGACCAAAAGCAGGAATGGCCATTACAGGCCAGGTGTGACTAATGAAGGGCAGCAACAACAGCATTCTTCAAGGGTTATGGAAGAAATGAACCCAAAACAGAGGTATGGCCAAGACAACCATGAAAAGCATCTCAAAGAAATACTGGTGAAAGGCATTCAGCTTGAAAAGGGTAAACATATCACACAGAATCAAATGAGCAGTGTGGGAAGGCATAAAAAGCATTTTGAGGTTGGTAGTCATAGCAAGCAAGAGAAGTATACAGAAGAAAAATATGAGAGGTACACCAATGGCAACCAAGGGAAACACTATTTGGAGGAAAAGTATGAGAGGTATATGCCAGAAAAGCCAATTACCATCAAAACAGCAAATCATGGTAGAGACAAGCatgcaaagtatactaaagagaATCACGAAGATGTTAGAGAAGGGGTGAAGAAGAAATTTAAGTTCGTTCATGGAGATGACATACGGATTGTTTTAATTCCAGAAAATTGTAGTCTATTACAAGTAATGGACATAGCTCGGTATAAGTACAACCCGCACCTCAAGTCATTTCTTCTGAAATTTATGGACAAAGAGGGTGACTTGGTGACAATTACATCAACCGAAGATTTAAGGTGGGTTGAGGATCTCTATCCACAAGTACCAGTTCGGTTGCATATAAAAGAGGTTAGTCCTGAGCGCGAGATTACTAGGGATCTGATCATGCCAATGTCCTCATTTGCGGCACGAGAACAGAATCACTATAGCACCTCTGAGTGTGGAAGCTCAAGGAAGGAAGATGAAAGGAACTCTTGCTCTGATGACTGGATGGTGCAGTTTGCTCTCCTATTCAAGAACCACGCTGGATTCGATTCTGATGCATGTGTTGATCTTCGTGATCTTGGTATACGACTTTACTATGAGGCAATGGAAGACATCATCACAAGTGAAGAAGCACAGGAAATATTTCAAGTTGCAGAAGCGAAGTTTCAGGAAATGGCAGCTCTAGCATTGTTCAATTGGGGCAATGTCCACATGTCCCGTGCAAGGAAGCGATTAATTTTATCTGAAGATGCTTCGAAAGAGTCAATACTTGCCCAAATCAAGTCTGCATATGATTGGGCATGCACTGAATATGTCAAAGCTGGAAAGAAATTTGAAGATTCTGTAGATGTGAAGCCAGATTTTTATGAAGGTCTTATTGCACTCGGACAGCAACAGTTTGAGCAAGCAAAGCTTTCTTGGCGTTATGCTCATACATGTAAAGTAGAAATGGGAACTGAAGTATTAGAACTTTTCAATCATGCTGAAGACAACATGGAAAAGGGGATGGAGATGTGGGAAGGAATAGAATATTTGCGAGTAAAAGGGCTTGCTAAATCAAGGAAGGGGAAGTTAGTAGCGGATAAACTAGGTTTGAGTGAGCAGGGAAAGGATTTATCACCAGATGAAGCCTTTAAACAAGCCTCAAACATGCGCTCACAGCTAAACATTTCATGGGGTACAATTCTTTATGAACGCTCAGTAGTAGAATTCAAGTTAGGACTTTCTAGCTGGGAAGAAAGTCTACAAGAAGCCATTGAAAAATTTAAGGTCGGAGGCGCTTCTGTAGCAGATATCAGTGTGATGGTAAAGAACCACTGTGTGAATGGGAACAATCAAGAAG GATTAAGCTTCAACATTGATGAGATAGTTCAAGCATGGAATGAAATGTACGATGCTAAAAAGTTAAAAAATGGTAGTTATTCTTTCCGTCTGGAACCTATATTTCGAAGGAGGCCTTCAAAGCTGCATAATATACTAGAGCACATACACTATACGTGA